The Accipiter gentilis chromosome 14, bAccGen1.1, whole genome shotgun sequence genome contains a region encoding:
- the ACKR4 gene encoding LOW QUALITY PROTEIN: atypical chemokine receptor 4 (The sequence of the model RefSeq protein was modified relative to this genomic sequence to represent the inferred CDS: substituted 1 base at 1 genomic stop codon) → MCQTISDHFTEAHLNCSTCYXCADKRSFAIGWDMNNSTDYWIEDEEDELNSVIDYNTYELLCEKNDVRNFSKLFLPVFYALAFTVGVAGNSLVVAIYAYCKKPKTKTDVYIMHLAIADLLLLFTLPFWAANAVQGWELGNAMCKLTSSLYTMNFSSSMLFLASISVDRYRATSESRGHRRTGKHCSVTCLCVWLSAIFLSIPELIFNQVKKHNDRNECLPVFPMNMETLLKATIQILEIILEFLLPFLVMLICYSATARAIFRSANAKKTRPFMVLLAVVATFIITQVPYNIVKFWRAIDIIYMLITDCDVSKTIDITLQVTKSIALFHTCLNPLLYTFLGASFKTHIMKIAKNYGYWRRQQQNGGPEEISMNYEDHTEETVSFTI, encoded by the exons ATGTGTCAGACCATTTCAGATCATTTCACTGAAGCACATCTCAATTGCAGTACCTGCTATTAGTGCGCTGACAAAAGAAG CTTTGCCATCGGCTGGGATATGAATAACTCAACTGATTACTGGATtgaggatgaggaggatgagCTCAACTCTGTTATAGATTACAATACATATGAGCTTCTCTGTGAAAAAAATGATGTGAGAAATTTCAGTAAATTATTTCTCCCTGTGTTCTATGCATTGGCTTTCACTGTTGGAGTCGCTGGCAATTCATTAGTGGTCGCAATTTATGCCTATTGCAAGAAACCGAAGACTAAGACGGATGTGTACATCATGCATCTAGCCATTGCTGATTTGCTATTGCTGTTTACACTCCCTTTTTGGGCTGCAAATGCAGTGCAGGGATGGGAACTTGGAAACGCCATGTGCAAGCTCACTTCTTCTCTGTACACCATGAATTTCAGCTCCAGCATGCTGTTCCTGGCCTCTATCAGTGTGGATAGATACAGGGCTACTTCTGAATCCCGGGGTCATAGAAGAACCGGTAAACACTGCAGTGTTACCTGCCTCTGTGTCTGGCTATCTGCCATTTTCCTCAGTATCCCTGAACTGATATTTAATCAAGTCAAGAAACACAATGACAGGAATGAATGCCTTCCTGTATTTCCAATGAACATGGAAACACTCTTAAAAGCAACCATTCAAATCCTGGAAATTATCCTGgaatttctgcttcctttcctaGTAATGCTGATCTGCTATTCAGCTACTGCTCGAGCAATCTTTAGATCTGCAAATGCTAAAAAAACTAGACCTTTCATGGTTCTGCTGGCAGTAGTGGCTACTTTCATTATTACCCAGGTACCGTACAATATTGTTAAGTTCTGGCGAGCCATTGATATCATCTACATGCTGATTACTGACTGTGATGTGAGTAAAACCATAGACATCACACTCCAGGTCACCAAGAGCATAGCTTTGTTCCACACCTGCCTGAACCCTCTTCTCTACACCTTTCTGGGCGCCTCTTTTAAAACGCATATTATGAAAATCGCAAAAAATTATGGATACTGGAGAAGGCAACAACAGAATGGAGGACCTGAAGAAATTTCTATGAATTATGAAGACCATACTGAAGAAACAGTTAGTTTCACTATATAG